A segment of the Lycium ferocissimum isolate CSIRO_LF1 chromosome 5, AGI_CSIRO_Lferr_CH_V1, whole genome shotgun sequence genome:
TCTAAAGCTGGGTTCTAAGTCCGAAGCCTTCTGCTGTGAAGGCCAGGCATggtaactttttttatttttttattttttacgtaTTAGTATGGTACCTTTTGCATTCTTGGTTATAGCTAATATGTTACCCTAtccattggaaaaaaaaaaaaaattgatctcaCATTTGTATTAGCTGATTAGTGGACAAAGATATAAGATTAGATGTTTGATTAATCCTTTCAATGTTTTAAAGATTGTAATAATGGAAGCTCTCTATCCATTAACCCCACAACACATTATTTAActttcatatatttcatttgAAGAATGAAAGCTTAGGGGCAGTTggttttgaatatgtgatactACTTAGTAAAAAATAAGTTGTCAAATACCTCCCTATCAAATAGTTTCTGATAATTTGTGGAAAcgcccttttttttctttttttttttttcctccagtAGATTTATCTAACTtcaaaaatgaaattattttaagCTTATGCATAATCTTTGTTCAGGCGTTGTAAGTCAGGACTTCCAAGTGACATTACAATTGAAATTGGAGAAATGTCCTTTTATCTACACAAGGTACACTTTTTCACTGCTTATTTTTTAAGTTCAATTTAGTATTTACGGTGCTATGTTAGTATCTTTTTTGCTAATGCACCTTAGGCCATTCCActaatctgcatatatatacttgtttcaattcttctttttcctaatcTTATGGTTCACACCAACAATGTTATTAAAAGCCATCACTTCGTCTCATAACATGTAACGTGATTACTTAGAGAAATGTGCTCTTAAGAGAAACGTGTGCTTCAAACAATAACTTTGCAAAAATCCTAACAAGAAACAGTCGGCTCTTTGAATCTCAACTTTGAGAAGTTGGATTAATATCAATATTATcgtatattgaatgttgagatTAGTTATTTTAATCGTAAATTGATTCTTATAGTACTAAAAATTCATTCAAATATagtagtttttaaaaaaaaattatatgattGTGAGCTTTACTTCAAAGTTCTGTTGCTCAGACTCTCCAAAAATTATGTTGCACCCGTATCAGATCCtcaaaaaatgcactacttttggaggatctgacacGCACATGTCGACGTTTTTTAaaagtccgagcaacatagcttcAAAGAAGCTCGCGCTTCACTTCTCGGTGTTCACTTCAAGCCCCAACAACCTTTgtcgtttttcttttttcgctTTTCGCTTTTAAAAACACTGCATACAAGATGATATTTAAATGTGGTGCAGTTTCCTTTGCTTTCAAGGAGTGGACTACTAGAAAAGCTCATGAGTGAATCAACAAAAGAGGATGGATCAGTATGCATTCTTCAGCTTAGTGACATACCTGGTGGAGCTAAAGCATTTGAACTAGTAGCCAAATTCTGTTATGGTGTTAGATTTGAACTTACTCCTCTTAATGTAGTGACCCTTAGATGTGCATCTGAGTATTTACAAATGACAAATGAATATGGTGAAGGAAATCTGGTATCCCAAACCGAGGCTTTTCTCAACGAAGTTTTCGCGAATTGGACAGACACAATAAAAGCATTAGAAACTTGTGAAGAAGTATTGTCATATGCTGAAGAGCTTCACATTGTGTCGCGTTGCATAAAGTCATTAGCGATGAAAGCTTGTAGCGATTCAAAATTACTTAATTGGCCTGTTATGGAGAATGGTAATGATAACACAACGGGTGCTGATGTATGGAACGGTATAAGCACTGGAATGAATAAGTCACAACCGATGACTGATGATTGGTGGTACGAAGATGTGTCGTTCCTCAGCTTACCTTTATACAAACGTTTGATTCAGGCCGTTGAAGCTGGAGGCATGAGGCCTGAGAATATATCGGGTGCACTCGTGTTTTATGCAAAGAAATATGTTCCTTTAATGAATAGGCAATCGAGTTTCAAGGACGTTACTCACGCTAAATCAGGTTCAACTCCGTCTGAGGCAGATCAAAGGGTGCTTTTAGAAGAGATCGTCGAGTTGTTACCAAAACAAAAAGGTGTAACCGAGACTAGATTTCTCCTCAGGCTGCTACGTACCGCCATGATGTTGCAGGCTAGTCCAGCCTGTCGAGTAAATTTGGAGGGAAGAGTCGGGTTGCAGTTGGACCAGGCGACACTTGATGATCTGTTGATACCGAATATTGGCTACACGGTTGAAACTTTATATGATATCGACTGTTTTCAGCGTATTCTTGATCATTTCTTGTTAATAGATCAGGCTTCAGCAGCAGTATCGCCATGTATTATGGAAGAGAGTCAATTGATGGAAAGTAGTCAGTCTTTGGCTTCAATAACAAGAGTGGCAAATCTCGTGGATTCGTATCTTGCTGAGGTCGCGCCTGATGTTAATTTCAAGTTTCCGAAATTTCAGTCTCTTGCTGCTGCAGTCCCAGAATATGCTAGGCCAATTTCCGATGGTATCTATCGTGCAATCGATATATATTTGAAGGTAACAATTGGTTCTTTTATCCCAACTCATGTTTTTCATGCATAAATTGTTCAATTTTTATGGTGTATAAGCCATTTTTCTCTGTTTTAGTAAGTATAGTATACTATCTATATACACAATTTCAATGTCTTTGAAATTAGTAcatgtttcaaattttcttgatcttaatACATTAGTCTAGTATAGGTCATATAATACATTAGTCTTTTGCACTAGTTGTTAAAAGTTGATGATTCAGAGCTATGTTggtcggactctccaaaaacgTTATTGCACCCGTGTCGGATCTTCCGAAAATGTACTACTCTAGGCGGATCCGGCATGCACCTGGTGTCATTTTTTGAAGAGTCCAAACAACATaggttcaaaaaataaaatggcTTCACTTTGAAAAAATGTGATAATCCAATTAGTTTATGATGATATTGTTTTTTTCTAGTATGATCTAAGTATAAGATTTTGAAACTCATTAGCTAGAAGTTTACTATGACAAACACTATGACTTGAATACTGGCCTAACCAATTAGAGCATGATAACAGTGGATTTGATTCGTATTCTTATATATGCAACCTAAGCAACTACTTTTGTCCGTGCATATcttaaatcatacttttcacaAGTTCGATACAATTTTACACATTTCAAATTCAGGCACATCCTTGGCTGACAGACATTGAAAGAGAGCAAATCTGCAGACTAATGAATTGCCAGAAGCTGTCGTTAGAGGCGAGCACACATGCTGCTCAAAACGAGAGGCTGCCCCTAAGGGTCATTGTTCAAGTCTTGTTTTTTGAACAGCTTCGACTACGTACATCAATTTCCGGATGGTTCTTTGTGTCGGAAAATCTTGAAAACTCGCAAAATCTTAGCGGAGCAATTGGACAACACACGGACAATGTTGCAAGGGGCAGGGGATCGAGCGTTGAGGACATGAGGGAACGTGTCTCCGAGCTTGAAAAGGAGTGTAACAACATGAAGGAGGAGTTCCAAAAGATGGTGAAAACAAAGAGAAGGTGGAATATATTTTGCAGGAGAAAATCTCAGTCTAACTCGAAATCGGGAAAGCCTATTGAAGGTGCAACATGTCAAACTGTCTCAAAAATTGCAACATGTCAAACTGTTCCAAAAATTAACTAAGACTAGTAAGTGTTATGGAGTTtctgaaaatgaatgaaatgtaGTTGTTTGGTCAATTACATAGCCAGTTTTGAATCTTTTTGTTCTAATATTAGTCCAAAGGCAGTGCTCCTATAAGAAATTTTGACCCCATATGACTACTTTCACTAAAGATAAGGTGAATATGAGGGGAGGGAAGTGAAAATTTctttatgttttcttgaatatcgTAACTAATGAGATCAAGTTACAGGAAATAGAAAACTTTAGCAATGAAATTATACAGGTAAGCAAATGATATACATCGCTATATCATAATAAAAAGGGAAGTTACACATTTGGTCGCTCgcccaaaaatatttatagCCACTATccaatttacatatgttatacactagttatacatatattatacatttatcaGCTATTTCTTCAGGCAAACGGCTATTTAAGTTAGTTAATAAAATTGCACACTGCGAATGTTGAATGATCCTAGCACAATGGCTTGAAATGCATACACATAACTTTGTTTTGCTTgtgaaaaatacaaaataaaaggTAACATTCTCCTGCATGGGTTTTGTAGTATCAGAGGTCAACTATGTGTTAAAGAAATGCAAGGAAATAATAGTTGTAGGCTTCTACAATGTATTTATGTGATGTAATAGAGTTGGGGGGTTTCCTGGAGTAggtattagtttgataatgGTTAGAGCAGCAAACTCCGATTAGGTTTGAAAACCTTTAGAAGGCGTTAGCACACAATAACTTTATGTAATAGAGGCTCATTTCTTCAAGTTCAAATTCTGCTAGATTTCTTGTCATCTTGATATGAGAAAGTTCTTGCAGTTCGCTCATTGTCTACTAAATGAACCTTCATTCCCGACCTCTATCTTGGATCGTAAACTAAGTGAAGTCAAATCAATGAAATGAACATCCTAACCTTTTCTACATCTAAGCAATTGGCAATTGAAGCTGTTGCTATTGGAATTTCACATCTGAATGTCTAGGAATTAGCCTTGTGGGCTATTACTCATTGAGAGGATAAAGGCAATTTATAAGTTGAA
Coding sequences within it:
- the LOC132058526 gene encoding BTB/POZ domain-containing protein At5g03250-like, producing MALLKLGSKSEAFCCEGQAWRCKSGLPSDITIEIGEMSFYLHKFPLLSRSGLLEKLMSESTKEDGSVCILQLSDIPGGAKAFELVAKFCYGVRFELTPLNVVTLRCASEYLQMTNEYGEGNLVSQTEAFLNEVFANWTDTIKALETCEEVLSYAEELHIVSRCIKSLAMKACSDSKLLNWPVMENGNDNTTGADVWNGISTGMNKSQPMTDDWWYEDVSFLSLPLYKRLIQAVEAGGMRPENISGALVFYAKKYVPLMNRQSSFKDVTHAKSGSTPSEADQRVLLEEIVELLPKQKGVTETRFLLRLLRTAMMLQASPACRVNLEGRVGLQLDQATLDDLLIPNIGYTVETLYDIDCFQRILDHFLLIDQASAAVSPCIMEESQLMESSQSLASITRVANLVDSYLAEVAPDVNFKFPKFQSLAAAVPEYARPISDGIYRAIDIYLKAHPWLTDIEREQICRLMNCQKLSLEASTHAAQNERLPLRVIVQVLFFEQLRLRTSISGWFFVSENLENSQNLSGAIGQHTDNVARGRGSSVEDMRERVSELEKECNNMKEEFQKMVKTKRRWNIFCRRKSQSNSKSGKPIEGATCQTVSKIATCQTVPKIN